Part of the Cohnella candidum genome, TGCCCAAGGACAAGTCGCATGGCGACCTAGCCACCAATCTGGCCATGCAACTGACGAAAATCGCCAAGCGCAATCCGCGCCAAATCGCGGAATTGATCCTCGAGCATCTCGACAAGAGCCGCGCCTGGATCGAGTCCGCCGAAATCGCGGGGCCGGGCTTTATCAATTTCCGCTTGGACAAAAGCTTCCTGCATGGAGTCATCGGCGACGTTCGTGCACAAGAAGCGAGATACGGCTCGGTGGAAGCAGGCCGCGGACAGAAGGTCCAAGTCGAGTTCGTCAGCGCCAACCCGACGGGCAGCCTGCACCTGGGTCATGCCCGCGGCGCCGCGGTCGGCGACGCGCTGTGCAACCTGCTGGCTTACGCCGGCTACGAAGTGACCCGCGAATACTACATTAATGACGCCGGCAACCAGGTCGTCAATTTGGCGAAATCGATCGAAGCGCGTTACCGCCAAGCGCTCGGACAAGACGCCGAAATGCCGGAGGACGGCTACCACGGCGAGGATATTATCGGATTCGCGCGGGAATTGGCCGAACGGGAAGGCGACAAGCTGCTCGCGCTGCCGGACGAAGAACGGTTCGCGTTTTTCCGCAGCTACGGGCTGGAGCGGGAGCTGGACAAGCTGAAACGGGACTTGGAGCGTTTCGGCGTCAAGTTCGACAGCTGGTACAGCGAGACTTCCCTGTACGAGACAGGCAAAGTGACGGCCGCCTTGGACGCGCTCCGCGCGAAAGGCCAAGTGTACGAACAGGACGGCGCCGTATGGTTGTCCACCACGCCGTTCGGGGACGACAAAGACCGCGTCCTCGTCAAGAATGACGGAACGTATACCTATTTGACGCCGGACATCGCCTACCATATGGATAAATATGGCCGCGGTTACGACCGCATGATCAACATCTGGGGCGCGGACCACCATGGGTATATCCCCCGGATGAAAGCGGCCATGGCGGGGCTCGGCAACGACCCGGACAAACTCACCGTCCTGATCGCGCAGATGGTCAGCCTGTTCCAGAACGGCGAGAAGGTGAAAATGTCCAAGCGCACGGGCAAAGCGGTCACGATGGAAGACCTGATGGACGAAGTCGGCGTCGACGCCATCCGCTATTTCTTCACGATGCGCAGCATGGATTCGCATCTGGACTTCGACATGGACCTGGCCGTCTCGACCTCGAACGAAAACCCGGTGTTCTACGTCCAGTACGCTTACGCCCGGATCTGCAGCATTTTCCGCCAGGCGGAAGAGCAAGGCATCGCGCTGCTTCCTTGGGATGAAGCTCCGCTTCACCGCTTGGACGCCGAGCCGGAATTCGACCTGCTCCGCAAAATGGGCGAGCTTCCGGAAGTCGTCGCGGACGCGGCACGGATCTACGCCCCTCATGCGATGATCCGCTACGTCTACGAGCTGGCCTCGATGTTCCACAGCTACTACCGCGCGGAGCGCGTGATCACCGAAGACGCGGAGCAAAGCCAGGCTCGCCTGCAGCTGCTCGCGGCGCTTCGGATCGTGTTCGCGAACTGCCTGTCGATCGTCGGCGTTTCCGCGCCGGATAAAATGTAAAAGAAGCGGTCAGAACGCCCTATCCGCTTCTCTCAACATCCGCATGACGTTAAGCTCCCCGGCCGACCGGGGAGCTTTCGTTCCCCTTAGCGGTACAGCCGAACGCTTCACGATTTCTTTGACTTGGTCGGGCGTGAGGCCGGGCTTGTGGGCGAGGAGCAGGGCGATGGCACCGGAAACGTGGGAAGTGGCCATCGAGGTGCCGCTCATTTCGCGGTATTTGCCGCCCATCCAAGCCGAGACGATTTTGTCGCCGGGCGCGTAGATGTCGATTTGTCCGCTGCGGTTCGTGAAGGCGGCGACCCTTCCTTGCTCGTTCGTGGCGCCGACGGCCAGCGTTTGGCCGTACCGGGCGGGATAGTCGATTTCGCTGATGCGCCCGTCGTTGCCGGAAGAGGCGACGACGATGACGCCGGCGTGGTTGGCGTTCACGACCGCCTGCAGAAGGGAAGTGCTGCGGGTCTGCATGCCGAAGCTCATGTTCACGACGTTCATGCGGTTCCGCACGCACCAGTCCAAGCCGAGTATAATGTCGGAGACGTAAGCCGTGCCGTTATAATCGAAAGCTTTCACCGGATGGATCGAGGCACGCGGCGCGACGCCGATCATGCCTTGCAGCCGATTGGCGGCGGCGATCGTGCCGGCGATGTGGGTGCCGTGTCCGTTATCGTCGTGCGGCGGTACCGTCCGGTAGATGAGATTGATGCCGCGTTCGATCGAATGCTGCAGGTCGGGATGCATGAAATCGATCCCCGTGTCGATGACGCCGACCCGGATGTTGTAGCCGGTCGTTTTGTTCCATGCTTCCGGCGCCTGGATATGCCGAACACCCCAGGGTATTCCTTCGTCCAGCGCGCTCGAACCCCGCGACAAGGCGTGGATCCGGATCGCGCCGTCGGCTTCGAGACGGATTTTGTCGACCCAGCGGCGGGGGATCTCTTCCGGCGGCGCGGGACAGGAGATTCCCCGGATCAGGGCCAGAGGACGAACGGGGTGCCATTTATCGCTGCGGCGTTTCTTCGCCTGCAGCGCCTTCAGGAATTGCCGATAATCGCCGGGACTTGCAAACCGGAGGATGGACCGTCGCCCGCCTTGCTCGCCCGCATCCAGGGAGAAGTGCAGCCAATCCAGAAATGCGTTCAATACGGTCTCCCTCCCGACGAAAGTGCTTCCCTATAGTATGAGGACACCTCCTTAAAGGCTTGGGAAGCGGCCTTTTTTGGTCGGAAATGGGCGTCATTCCGTGTCATTTCCGACACCCGGGCATAGGATGAATGGAGAGTTTCCCGGAGAGACTCTTGGCCATGCCGGTTCCTCCGCCCGCGGAGCGGCCGGGGGGATACAGTCGAAAAGCGAAGGCGCCGTCCCGCGACGCGTCTTCGCTTTTTCGCTTTCTTGGATTTGCAATTTCGGCGAAAATGAGGTTTACTATAGGTTGACTGAAATACAACGTGCACTTTAATGGTTTACATAAAGAGAGGATGGGAAGTCACTTGAGCGCCGAGTACGTGTTGAAGCTCGACTCCGAGAAGATTCGGGAGATGCCGATGGTGGACCTCGCTTTCGAGGTGCTGAAAGCGGCCAACACCCCGTTTTACTACCGCGACCTGATGAACGAAATCGCCAAGCTTCGGGGTTTCTCCGAAGAGCAAATTAATGATTTCATTGCGCAGCTGTACACCGAAATCAACATCGACGGACGTTTCGCGTGCGTCGGCAGCAACGTATGGGGCTTGAAACGCTGGTATCCGGTCGAACGCGATACCGACGGCTCCGTCACCGGCGGCGGGAAGCGGCCTCGTATCATCAACGACGACGATGACGACGATGACGATCTGTACGGCGATGACGACGAGGAAACCTTCACGACCGACGAAGAGAGCTTCGACCTGTTCGACGAAGACCGCGAGGAAATCTTCGACGAAGGCGAAGAGAACGCGGAGGTCGACGAAGAGGTCGCGCTGGACGACGAAGAGGCCGGCCTGGACGAAGAAGATCTCGGCGACGAGAAGGACGAAGAGGACGAGGACTTGGACGACGCCGACGAGGACGATGCGGACGAAGATTTGGACGACGACGACGATCGTTGACCTTTTGGCCGGAAGGTCCGTTTTCGGCTTGACACCGCCCAGGTGAGATTGTAAACTTATGCTTGGGCTTTAGAAGAGAGCATGTCCATATGGTATTTAATGAAAAGTGCCCCCATTTATTGGGTGTCACTTTTTTGTTTTTTTCGCACCGGTTCCGGATGAAACAAGACGTTAACTGGGCAACGATAAGAAGATGCCAAAGCGGCATGCGTGGGGGGTTTAGGCAGGGTGACCAAATACATTTTCGTGACCGGCGGCGTCGTGTCGTCGCTCGGCAAAGGCATTACCGCAGCGTCGCTGGGCCGGCTTTTGAAAAACCGGGGACTCAAAGTGACGATCCAGAAGTTCGATCCTTATATCAACGTCGACCCGGGCACGATGAGCCCTTATCAGCACGGGGAAGTGTTCGTGACCGACGACGGCGCGGAGACCGACCTCGATCTCGGTCACTATGAGCGCTTCATCGACATCAACCTGTCGAAGAACAGCAGCGTGACGACCGGTAAAATTTATTCCACGGTCATCAGCAAAGAACGCCGCGGGGAATACCTCGGCGGAACCGTGCAAGTCATCCCGCACATCACGAACGAAATCAAGGAACGGGTCTTCCGCGCGGGCCGCGAAGCCGGATCCGACGTCGTCATCACGGAGATCGGCGGCACGGTCGGAGATATCGAAAGCCTGCCGTTCCTTGAGGCGATCCGCCAAATCAAAAGCGACATCGGCCGCGAGAACGTCATGTACGTCCACGTAACGCTGATTCCTTACATCAAGGCGGCCGGCGAAGTGAAGACGAAGCCGACCCAGCACAGCGTCAAAGAGCTGCGCAGCATCGGGATCCAGCCGAACGTGATCGTGTGCCGGACGGAATATCCCCTGTCCGAAGATATGAAAAAGAAGCTCGCCCTGTTCTGCGACATCGACGCGAACGGCGTCATCGAGTGCCTAGACGCGGAGACTTTGTACGACGTTCCTCTCATGCTGAGAGCGCAAGGCTTGGACGATTACGTCGTACAGCATCTTCGCCTGAACGCCGGCGCTCCGGACATGACCGAATGGGAGTCGCTGGTGAAGCGCGTCAAGTCGCTCGAGAAGACGACCGAGATCGCCATCGTCGGTAAATACGTCGCGCTGCATGACGCGTACCTCTCGATCGCGGAGTCGCTTGGACATGCCGGTATCCATAACGGGTCCAAGGTCAAGATCCGCTGGGTGAACGCCGAGGAAGTGAACCCGCAGAACGTCGGCGACATGCTGAGCGGCGTCAGCGGCATTCTCGTGCCGGGCGGCTTCGGCGACCGCGGCATCGAGGGCAAAGTGACGGCGATCCGTTACGCCCGCGAACAGAAGATTCCTTTCTTCGGAATTTGCCTCGGCATGCAGGTGGCCGTCGTCGAGTTTGCCCGCAGCATGGTCGGACTGGACGGAGCGAACAGCTCGGAGATTCATCCCGGCACTCCGTATCCGGTCATCGACTTGCTCCCCGAGCAGAAGGACGTCGAGGATTTGGGCGGCACGATGCGTCTGGGACTCTATCCGTGCAAGCTCGCCCCGGGCAGCCTGGCGGCGGAATGCTACGGTGAGGAACTCGTGTACGAGCGCCATCGCCACCGTTATGAGTTCAACAACGAATACCGTGACCGCATCGAATCGGCAGGACTCCGCATTTCGGGCACGTCCCCGGACGGGCGCCTGGTCGAAATGATCGAGCTGCCGGACCATCCGTGGTTCCTTGCCGTGCAATTCCACCCGGAATTCACGTCGCGCCCGAACCGTCCTCAGCCGCTGTTCCGGGAGTTCGTCAAGGCCTCTATCGCCCATTCCCAAGCCTGATCTTCCGAATAACGCTCCGGCATCGCCGGGACGTTATTTTTTTAGCTGGAAAAGGAAGGAATTCATGACATTGGGCGCGAATATAGCAAGGATGCGGAAGATCAGGAGCCTTTTACGGACACGGAGGGTTGATCATGGACAAGAAGAAATTGTTAATCGTAGACGATCAGGTTGGAATTCGAATATTGCTGCTCGAAGTGTTCTCCACTGAAGGCTACGAAACTTTCCAAGCGGCGAACGGGCGCACGGCGCTCGAGATCGTTAAAGTCCACGTTCCCGATCTCGTATTGCTGGACATGAAAATCCCCGGCATGGACGGACTTGAAATTTTGAAGAAGATCAAGGAAATCAACCGGGATATTAAGGTCATCATGATGACCGCATACGGCGAGTTGGACATGATCAAGGAAGCGACGGACTTGGGCGCCTTGATGCATTTCACCAAACCGTTCGACATCGACGAAATGAGAATGGCCGTCAATATGCAAATGGGTGAAGGTCCTGCGTCCCGATTCGCCACGGGGTCGTAAGACCTTCTTTCTTGTCCCGGTTTTGTGTTATAATGACCCAGTATGCTTTTCGGATAGGAAACCTTAAATAGAAAGCAGGAGGAATTCCATTATGCCACTCGTATCGATGAATGAGTTTTTACCGAAAGCGAAAGCAGGCAAGTTCGCCGTAGGCCAGTTCAACATGAACAACCTCGAATTCGCGCAAGCCATCACGGACGCGGCAATCGAAGAGAAATCCCCGTTCATTTTCGGCGTCAGCGAAGGCGCCCTGAAATACATGGGCATGGAGTACACCGTTGCGATCGCGAAAGCGGCCGCCGCCAAATCCGGATTGCCGATCGCCCTTCACCTGGACCACGGAAGCTCTTTCGAAGTGGCCATGGCTTGTATCCGCGCCGGCTTCTCCTCCGTCATGTTCGACGGCTCGCACCACTCTTTCGAAGACAACATCCGCTTGACCAAGGAAGTCGTTAAAGCGGCTCACGCGATGGGCGTCTCCGTTGAAGGCGAGCTGGGCACGATCGGCGGCGTCGAAGACGACATCAGCGTGGACGAAGCGAATGCAGCCCTCGCGAAACCGGAAGAAGCGATCCGTTTCTATGAAGAGACGGGCGTCGACTGCCTGGCGATCGCCGTCGGCACCGCGCACGGCATGTACAAAGGCGAAGTGAAGATCCACTACGACATCATCAAGGAAGTCGTTTCCAAAATCCCGGTTCCGGTCGTTCTGCACGGCGGTTCCGGCGTTCCGGACGACATGATCCGCGAAGCGATCCAAGCCGGCGTCGGCAAAATCAACGTCAACACCGAGAACCAAGTCGCCTGCACCTCGGCGATCCGCGAAGTGCTGAACAAAGACGCGAACGTCTACGATCCTCGCAAATACCTCACGCCTGCCCGCAACGCGATGAAGGCAGTCGTTCAAGAGAAGATCCGTCTGTTCGGTTCCAGCAACCAAGCGTAAGAGAGTTGATGGTTTTCGCCCGTTATGGCGGGTAATGATAGATAGCGAATGGTACAAGAGCGGGAAAACGCCGACCGGCGTTTTCCCTTTCCTTCATGGTGGCCTAATCGCGGGAGTGCCGGGCATGGCGCGGTTCCCGCTCATTCACCATGAACAACATGAGGAGGACCCTGCATTCATGGAGAGATTAATGGTACGGGGCGGTCGTCCGCTTCGCGGTACGGTCGGCATCAGCGGCGCCAAGAACAGCGCAATCGCTCTGATTCCCGCCGCCATTCTGGCGGAATCGGAAGTTCGGCTGGACAATCTTCCTCAGCTTACGGACGTCGCCGTCTACGCGGAACTGCTGGAGGAGTTGGGCTG contains:
- the argS gene encoding arginine--tRNA ligase, yielding MNVLEKLHTVMGNALSDAALGAGLVDSRDELPAIVLEVPKDKSHGDLATNLAMQLTKIAKRNPRQIAELILEHLDKSRAWIESAEIAGPGFINFRLDKSFLHGVIGDVRAQEARYGSVEAGRGQKVQVEFVSANPTGSLHLGHARGAAVGDALCNLLAYAGYEVTREYYINDAGNQVVNLAKSIEARYRQALGQDAEMPEDGYHGEDIIGFARELAEREGDKLLALPDEERFAFFRSYGLERELDKLKRDLERFGVKFDSWYSETSLYETGKVTAALDALRAKGQVYEQDGAVWLSTTPFGDDKDRVLVKNDGTYTYLTPDIAYHMDKYGRGYDRMINIWGADHHGYIPRMKAAMAGLGNDPDKLTVLIAQMVSLFQNGEKVKMSKRTGKAVTMEDLMDEVGVDAIRYFFTMRSMDSHLDFDMDLAVSTSNENPVFYVQYAYARICSIFRQAEEQGIALLPWDEAPLHRLDAEPEFDLLRKMGELPEVVADAARIYAPHAMIRYVYELASMFHSYYRAERVITEDAEQSQARLQLLAALRIVFANCLSIVGVSAPDKM
- a CDS encoding S8 family peptidase, with amino-acid sequence MNAFLDWLHFSLDAGEQGGRRSILRFASPGDYRQFLKALQAKKRRSDKWHPVRPLALIRGISCPAPPEEIPRRWVDKIRLEADGAIRIHALSRGSSALDEGIPWGVRHIQAPEAWNKTTGYNIRVGVIDTGIDFMHPDLQHSIERGINLIYRTVPPHDDNGHGTHIAGTIAAANRLQGMIGVAPRASIHPVKAFDYNGTAYVSDIILGLDWCVRNRMNVVNMSFGMQTRSTSLLQAVVNANHAGVIVVASSGNDGRISEIDYPARYGQTLAVGATNEQGRVAAFTNRSGQIDIYAPGDKIVSAWMGGKYREMSGTSMATSHVSGAIALLLAHKPGLTPDQVKEIVKRSAVPLRGTKAPRSAGELNVMRMLREADRAF
- the rpoE gene encoding DNA-directed RNA polymerase subunit delta, whose product is MSAEYVLKLDSEKIREMPMVDLAFEVLKAANTPFYYRDLMNEIAKLRGFSEEQINDFIAQLYTEINIDGRFACVGSNVWGLKRWYPVERDTDGSVTGGGKRPRIINDDDDDDDDLYGDDDEETFTTDEESFDLFDEDREEIFDEGEENAEVDEEVALDDEEAGLDEEDLGDEKDEEDEDLDDADEDDADEDLDDDDDR
- a CDS encoding CTP synthase, translated to MTKYIFVTGGVVSSLGKGITAASLGRLLKNRGLKVTIQKFDPYINVDPGTMSPYQHGEVFVTDDGAETDLDLGHYERFIDINLSKNSSVTTGKIYSTVISKERRGEYLGGTVQVIPHITNEIKERVFRAGREAGSDVVITEIGGTVGDIESLPFLEAIRQIKSDIGRENVMYVHVTLIPYIKAAGEVKTKPTQHSVKELRSIGIQPNVIVCRTEYPLSEDMKKKLALFCDIDANGVIECLDAETLYDVPLMLRAQGLDDYVVQHLRLNAGAPDMTEWESLVKRVKSLEKTTEIAIVGKYVALHDAYLSIAESLGHAGIHNGSKVKIRWVNAEEVNPQNVGDMLSGVSGILVPGGFGDRGIEGKVTAIRYAREQKIPFFGICLGMQVAVVEFARSMVGLDGANSSEIHPGTPYPVIDLLPEQKDVEDLGGTMRLGLYPCKLAPGSLAAECYGEELVYERHRHRYEFNNEYRDRIESAGLRISGTSPDGRLVEMIELPDHPWFLAVQFHPEFTSRPNRPQPLFREFVKASIAHSQA
- a CDS encoding response regulator; this encodes MDKKKLLIVDDQVGIRILLLEVFSTEGYETFQAANGRTALEIVKVHVPDLVLLDMKIPGMDGLEILKKIKEINRDIKVIMMTAYGELDMIKEATDLGALMHFTKPFDIDEMRMAVNMQMGEGPASRFATGS
- the fba gene encoding class II fructose-1,6-bisphosphate aldolase; its protein translation is MPLVSMNEFLPKAKAGKFAVGQFNMNNLEFAQAITDAAIEEKSPFIFGVSEGALKYMGMEYTVAIAKAAAAKSGLPIALHLDHGSSFEVAMACIRAGFSSVMFDGSHHSFEDNIRLTKEVVKAAHAMGVSVEGELGTIGGVEDDISVDEANAALAKPEEAIRFYEETGVDCLAIAVGTAHGMYKGEVKIHYDIIKEVVSKIPVPVVLHGGSGVPDDMIREAIQAGVGKINVNTENQVACTSAIREVLNKDANVYDPRKYLTPARNAMKAVVQEKIRLFGSSNQA